DNA sequence from the Cohnella herbarum genome:
GGGGGGCGCCACAATTCTTGCCCGAATAGTCCGACGTATCGGAAATATTCCGTGAAGATGGCCGAAACGTTGGCGGAACGTTACAAGGACCATCCCGCATTGCTGATCTGGCACGTTTCGAACGAATACGGCGGCTACTGTTACTGCGATAATTGCGCGGAAGCTTTCCGGAAATGGCTGCAAGAACGCTATGGGTCTATAGATGCCGTGAATAAAGCGTGGAATGCCAACTTCTGGGGACATACTTTCTACGATTGGGACGAGATCGTTCCTCCGAACGCGCTGAGCGAAGAATGGAGAGGCTGGAACGGTCGTACGGCGACGAATTTCCAAGGAATCTCTCTCGATTACTGCCGCTTCCAATCGGATAGCCTGTTGGCCTGTTATAAGCTTGAGTACGACGCGGTTAAGAAGTTTACTCCGGACATCCCGGTAACGACCAACCTGATGGGCGCGTTCAAAGAGTTGGATTACCACAAGTGGGCGAAACACCTGGACGTCGTTTCATGGGACAACTATCCATCGTTAGATACGCCTTATAGCTACACCGCGATGATGCACGATTTGATGCGCGGACTGAAGGACGGTCAACCCTTCATGCTAATGGAGCAAACGCCAAGCCAGCAGAACTGGCAGCCGTATAACTCCTTGAAGCGTCCCGGAGTCATGCGGCTGTGGAGCTACCAAGCGGTAGCCCGAGGGGCGGACACGGTCATGTTCTTCCAACTGCGTCGCTCGATCGGGGCTTGCGAGAAATATCACGGAGCGGTTATCGAGCATGTCGGCCACGAGCATACGCGCGTATTCCGGGAAAGCGCCGAGCTCGGCTCGGAGCTATTCAAGCTCGGCGACGCATTGCTGGATTCGCGAGTGAAAGCGAAGGTCGCCATTCTATTCGACTGGGAAAACTGGTGGGCGGTTGAACTGTCCAGCGGACCAAGCGTCGCGCTGAAATACGTCGACGAGCTTCACAAGTATTACGACTCTCTATACCAAGCGAATATTGCCGTAGACGTGATCGGCGTCGATTCGGATCTTAGCGGGTACGATCTTGTCATCGCTCCCGTAATGTATATGGTTAAGCCGGGCGTCGCAAGTAAGCTGGAAGCTTACGTTCAAGCCGGCGGATCGTTCATCACGACTTATTTCAGCGGGATCGTTAACGAGAACGATATCGTCTCGCTCGGCGGATATCCCGGGGAGCTGCGTAAATTACTCGGGATCTGGTCCGAGGAAATCGATGCGTTGCTTCCTTCGCAAAGCAATCGGATGATCGTCCGCTCGTCCGTCGATGGGCTTAAAGAAACTTACGGCTGCGGAATGTTATGCGACTTGATTCATTCGGAGGGAGCCAAGGTCGTTGCCGAGTATGGCGAAGATTTCTACAAAGGGATGCCTGCGTTGACGGTGAATAAATTCGGCGCGGGGGAAGCGTGGTACGTGGCGACGAGTCCGGAAGCGGAATTCCTTCAAGACTGGCTGCCGAAGCTGTGCGCTTCGCGAGGCATCGAACCTTTGGTCGCAGCGTCTCCTAGCGGCATCGAGACGACCTTACGCGTAAAGGACGGAGTGAGCTACCTGTTCGTGCTTAATCACAATGCGGAAGCTTCTACGGTATCGTTGGGGCAACAAGCGGGAATCGACCTGCTAAGCGGCAAAATCGTTTCGGGAGACGAGATTCTCCCCGGACGTGATTTGTGGATCATTCGATTAGAAGCTTAATATCGTTTCGGGAAGACTCCTCGCATGCGCAAGCTAGGTATGCGGGAGTTTTTTTTGCGTAGCCTATCTAGGGCGACCCATTCATTTCCAATATTTGATTAAGGCTTCTGGAACCATGTTTAATCTTCGGCCGTATGAGATAATAAGCAGTAGAGAGGAGCGATTATGGATGAGTTTTTTCAAGAAGATTACGGACTCCGTAAGCAAAGGGGTATCGACGGCAACGGAGAAGGCGCAACAAACCGTGGAAATTACGAAGTTAAATGCACAGATTTCCGGTAAGCGTAAGGATATCGATAAATTGTTCGCGATCATCGGCGAATCCGTATATGAAGGTTATGAGGCGCAAGACCTATCTTCGACTCAAGCGAAAGTTCTCCCGAAGTGCGAAGAAATTACGGCCATTCGGGCGGAGATCGCCCTGCTGGACGAGCGGATCAAAGCGATTCGCAACGAAAAAGATTGCGTATGCGGCAAGCGGGTGGCGGAGGATACGAGATTCTGCTCGTCTTGCGGCCATCGGTTCCCGGATCCGATCGTAGTCGAGAAACCGATACAGGTAGATCCTTATGTGCCCGATGATACCGCGTTGGATTCCTCGGAAGCTATTTTCGATGAAGGGCAAGAGGAGAAAAGCCACGTCGACCAACGCCAGATTTGCAAGAGCTGCGGTACTCCGTTATACGCCGATAGCCATTATTGCCCGGCTTGCGGGCAACCTACCCGATAATAATGCGAAAAGGACAGCTCCGACCGTCGTTAGACGGGGGAGCTGTCCTTTCGTTTGATCGGGTTATTTATTCTTTGACCGCTCCCGCGGTAATTCCGGTAAAAATGTAGCGCTGAAGGAATAAGTAAAGGAGCAAGGTCGGAATCATCACGATCAAGATGGCGGCTGACAGCTGCTCGAAGCTGGATGCTCGCTGCCCTACGAAGGACATAAGAGAGGTCGACAGCGTGTGCAGTTCCTTGGACGGCATGTATAGGTAGGGGATATACATGTCGTTCATAATATCGACCGCTTTAATGATGCCTAACGTGGCGGAAGCCGGCAGGAGCAACGGGAAAATGATACGCGTAAATATGCCGACGTACGAGGCTCCGTCGATCATCGCGCTTTCGTCCAGCTGCGACGAGATTTTCTCGATGAACTGAAGGAAGATGAAAATTTGCAACAGATCCGTTCCGGCATAGATCAGTAGCGGAGCGCCGATCGAATCGTACAATCCGAAGCCCTTTATAATTTGAAACCGAGCGACTTCGGTCGTATAGAAGGGTACGACCATGGCGACGATGAACAAGCTCATGATCACCCGCTTGAATCGGAAGTCGAAGCGGTTCAGAACATAGGCCGTCATGGCTCCGAGAATCGTGTTAAGGAACACGCTGA
Encoded proteins:
- a CDS encoding beta-galactosidase encodes the protein MINTKKPKIWYGGDYNPDQWEKPVWDEDLRMFKLAGIDVATLNVFAWANNQPDEETYEFGWLDEMMDKLHADNVGVCLATSTAAHPAWMAKKYPDVLRVDFDGRKRKFGGRHNSCPNSPTYRKYSVKMAETLAERYKDHPALLIWHVSNEYGGYCYCDNCAEAFRKWLQERYGSIDAVNKAWNANFWGHTFYDWDEIVPPNALSEEWRGWNGRTATNFQGISLDYCRFQSDSLLACYKLEYDAVKKFTPDIPVTTNLMGAFKELDYHKWAKHLDVVSWDNYPSLDTPYSYTAMMHDLMRGLKDGQPFMLMEQTPSQQNWQPYNSLKRPGVMRLWSYQAVARGADTVMFFQLRRSIGACEKYHGAVIEHVGHEHTRVFRESAELGSELFKLGDALLDSRVKAKVAILFDWENWWAVELSSGPSVALKYVDELHKYYDSLYQANIAVDVIGVDSDLSGYDLVIAPVMYMVKPGVASKLEAYVQAGGSFITTYFSGIVNENDIVSLGGYPGELRKLLGIWSEEIDALLPSQSNRMIVRSSVDGLKETYGCGMLCDLIHSEGAKVVAEYGEDFYKGMPALTVNKFGAGEAWYVATSPEAEFLQDWLPKLCASRGIEPLVAASPSGIETTLRVKDGVSYLFVLNHNAEASTVSLGQQAGIDLLSGKIVSGDEILPGRDLWIIRLEA
- a CDS encoding zinc ribbon domain-containing protein; translation: MSFFKKITDSVSKGVSTATEKAQQTVEITKLNAQISGKRKDIDKLFAIIGESVYEGYEAQDLSSTQAKVLPKCEEITAIRAEIALLDERIKAIRNEKDCVCGKRVAEDTRFCSSCGHRFPDPIVVEKPIQVDPYVPDDTALDSSEAIFDEGQEEKSHVDQRQICKSCGTPLYADSHYCPACGQPTR
- a CDS encoding carbohydrate ABC transporter permease: MKLTYRTRSLPLLYLLFAFITAIVLFPILINVFTAFKTPGDLMNSSPLALPKEWNFGNLKSAFEKGNMLVGFKNTGILVLVSVFLNTILGAMTAYVLNRFDFRFKRVIMSLFIVAMVVPFYTTEVARFQIIKGFGLYDSIGAPLLIYAGTDLLQIFIFLQFIEKISSQLDESAMIDGASYVGIFTRIIFPLLLPASATLGIIKAVDIMNDMYIPYLYMPSKELHTLSTSLMSFVGQRASSFEQLSAAILIVMIPTLLLYLFLQRYIFTGITAGAVKE